Below is a window of Desmonostoc muscorum LEGE 12446 DNA.
TGGAAATTTTTAGCAATGGTTCCGGTGTTGCAACTTATGGCATTCGGTCATCATTGGGGCCAATCGGGCCGGCAATGGTAGCAGCAGCAGGACCAATGGGGCCACCTCTTGCCGGTGCAGCCTTGATTCTCGCTTCCCGCAGTTTTACAGCAGCTTCCTTGAGTTTGAAAATTTTAGGGAGTTTTTTGTTATTTTCTACATTAATTTGGGTGCGTTCTGCGTTTGGGTTGGTGGCAATTCCTTTGTTGGGTTTAATAATTTTGGGTATTGCTCTGAGGGCACCTCGTTGGGCACAAGGGTTTAGCATTCAATTTTTGGGTGTACAAGCTTGTGTGAGTACATACCATCAACTAGATTATTTATTTAGTAGCTCTGCTGGCCCCCTTGGACTCTCAGATACAGCACAAATGCAGCGGTATTTGCTTTTGCCTTACTGGTTTTGGGGTGGGTTAATGGCGATCGCATCGGGAGTGATTTTAGTCCAAAGTCTCCGCGTTGCCTATCGTTGAGCATAATAGTATATTTAGGCTCACAACCCAATTATGGCAAAAAAACTTACAGGGAAAGTTGCATTAGTCACTGGTGGCTCCCGTGGTCTAGGGGCGGCGATCGCCAAACGTCTGGCGGACGATGGCGCAGCAGTAGCCCTCACCTACACTACCTCGCCACAAAAAGCCGACGAGGTAGTGCGTGCGATCGAATCGGCAGGTGGACGAGCTTTAGCGATACGTGCCGATAGTGCCGATG
It encodes the following:
- a CDS encoding M50 family metallopeptidase, with amino-acid sequence MKEPSKNFENLLTTEAPPLVERMGLRWLVAAAIATALLWQVPGGDYILYPFTILATWFHEMGHGLMALLLGGQFQKLEIFSNGSGVATYGIRSSLGPIGPAMVAAAGPMGPPLAGAALILASRSFTAASLSLKILGSFLLFSTLIWVRSAFGLVAIPLLGLIILGIALRAPRWAQGFSIQFLGVQACVSTYHQLDYLFSSSAGPLGLSDTAQMQRYLLLPYWFWGGLMAIASGVILVQSLRVAYR